The genomic stretch CCGGGCCCGCGCCTGCACCTGCCCGGCGAGTTGGCCGCAGGCGCCGTCGATGGCATCACCGCGCGTCTTGCGCACGGTAGTGACGAGATCGGCGCGCGCCAGCACTTCGCGAAAGCGACGGATCGCCTCTGCTGAAGAGCGTCGATACGGCGCGTCAGGAAACGGATTGAAGGGGATCAGATTGAACTTGCACGGCACGTCGCGCGTGAGCCCGACGAGCTCGTGTGCCAGCGCGGGCGCGTCGTTGATGCCTTCCAGCATCACGTACTCGAAGGTGATGAAATCGCGCGGTGCGGCGTCCAGGTAGCGCCGGCAGGCCGCCATCAGCTCCGCCAGCGGATACTTTCGGTTCACCGGAACCAGCACGTCGCGCAGCGCATCGTTCGGGGCATGCAGCGACACCGCGAGCGACACCGGGCAGCGCAGCCGCAAGCGGTCGATCGCCGGCACGATGCCGGAGGTGCTCACCGTCACGCGACGGCGCGACAGGCCGTAGGCGTGATCGTCGAGCATCAGCTCCAGCGCGGTGACAACATTGTCGAAGTTGAGCA from Betaproteobacteria bacterium encodes the following:
- the rlmN gene encoding 23S rRNA (adenine(2503)-C(2))-methyltransferase RlmN, coding for MTLNLLDFNADGLTRLCAEMGEKPFRARQLERWIHQLGEADFARMTDLSKMFRERLAARAEVRPPALLSDAIASDGTRKWLFAVGGGNGIETVYIPETDRGTLCVSSQVGCALACSFCSTGRQGWNRDLTVAEIVGQLWWANQALGAVHGQARAITNVVMMGMGEPLLNFDNVVTALELMLDDHAYGLSRRRVTVSTSGIVPAIDRLRLRCPVSLAVSLHAPNDALRDVLVPVNRKYPLAELMAACRRYLDAAPRDFITFEYVMLEGINDAPALAHELVGLTRDVPCKFNLIPFNPFPDAPYRRSSAEAIRRFREVLARADLVTTVRKTRGDAIDGACGQLAGQVQARARRALGSSTPSVVQ